One part of the Astatotilapia calliptera chromosome 9, fAstCal1.2, whole genome shotgun sequence genome encodes these proteins:
- the LOC113029475 gene encoding V-set domain containing T-cell activation inhibitor 1-like isoform X2 — MFREGIYCSLVTRRDTEVSCVFMERCVLPCSFKIGNEIVIHWFKTPRDLHVHSFYYSRDQLGNQDQYYRNRTSLFKDQISSGNASLQLTSVEVQDEGRYKCHTSTITGNQESFVNLKVDAPVNKVKMNQVENRISCRSEGIYPEPQLTWSTSPPSNITFTNTTTVERTEQLLYNISSSQMLSAGVYHLLFICTISTRRNRRRATLQRLSDISGPSTGVTIPCTPSNTSLTNFTLLWRFNHTQTVLSQSWTDVTYSVSDGWRQKVENVSKSGSLMLKDLSTKQEGMYTCKLSNAEETHITHIHLRITEGARSNTAVITTAVMCGLVLIGLSIAALISIRSYPLLLTRYRHAAFVSSSQTRMDSVLFRVTTKRNLILLPDEEQSKNIVT; from the exons ATGTTTCGTGAAGGCATTTACTGCTCCCTCGTGACAAGGCGGG ATACTGAGGTGTCCTGTGTTTTCATGGAGAGATGCGTCTTACCGTGCAGTTTCAAGATTGGGAATGAAATCGTCATCCACTGGTTTAAGACACCAAGAGACCTTCATGTCCACTCATTCTACTACAGCAGAGACCAGCTTGGAAACCAGGACCAGTACTACAGAAACAGGACTTCACTGTTCAAGGACCAGATCTCCAGTGGAAATGCCTCACTCCAGCTGACAAGTGTGGAGGTTCAGGATGAGGGCAGATATAAGTGCCACACCAGCACCATCACGGGAAACCAGGAGTCATTTGTCAACCTAAAAGTGGACG CTCCAGTTAATAAGGTCAAAATGAATCAGGTTGAAAACAGGATCAGTTGCAGGTCAGAGGGGATCTACCCTGAACCTCAGCTCACCTGGTCCACAAGCCCTCCATCCAACATCACCTTCACTAACACCACCACAGTCGAGCGGACTGAGCAGCTGCTTTACAACATCAGCAGCTCTCAGATGCTTTCAGCCGGTGTTTATCACCTGCTCTTTATCTGCACCATCAGCACTCGCAGGAACAGGAGGAGAGCCACTCTGCAGAGACTAT CTGATATCAGTGGTCCCAGCACTGGTGTGACAATCCCCTGCACCCCCTCAAACACTTCACTCACCAACTTCACCCTCCTCTGGAGATTCAACCACACTCAGACCGTCCTGAGCCAGTCCTGGACCGACGTCACCTACTCGGTGTCAGACGGGTGGAGGCAGAAGGTGGAGAATGTGTCCAAGTCAGGCAGCCTCATGCTAAAGGACTTATCCACAAAGCAGGAGGGGATGTACACCTGTAAGCTCAGTAATGCTGAGGAGACGCACATTACCCACATCCACCTGAGAATAACTGAAG GGGCTCGCTCTAACACTGCAGTCATTACTACAGCTGTTATGTGTGGACTGGTATTGATCGGCCTGTCGATCGCTGCCCTAATCTCCATCAGGAG CTACCCACTGCTGCTAACGCGCTACAGACACGCGGCCTTTGTATCGTCGTCACAAACCAGGATGGACTCTGTTTTGTTCAGAGTCACAACAAAGAGAAACCTTATTTTACTACCTGATGAagaacaaagtaaaaacatagTGACGTAG
- the LOC113029475 gene encoding V-set domain containing T-cell activation inhibitor 1-like isoform X1, translating to MVRQRSSYLLLWIFLTIVDGDTEVSCVFMERCVLPCSFKIGNEIVIHWFKTPRDLHVHSFYYSRDQLGNQDQYYRNRTSLFKDQISSGNASLQLTSVEVQDEGRYKCHTSTITGNQESFVNLKVDAPVNKVKMNQVENRISCRSEGIYPEPQLTWSTSPPSNITFTNTTTVERTEQLLYNISSSQMLSAGVYHLLFICTISTRRNRRRATLQRLSDISGPSTGVTIPCTPSNTSLTNFTLLWRFNHTQTVLSQSWTDVTYSVSDGWRQKVENVSKSGSLMLKDLSTKQEGMYTCKLSNAEETHITHIHLRITEGARSNTAVITTAVMCGLVLIGLSIAALISIRSYPLLLTRYRHAAFVSSSQTRMDSVLFRVTTKRNLILLPDEEQSKNIVT from the exons ATGGTGCGTCAACGGAGCTCGTATTTGTTGCTCTGGATCTTTCTGACGATTGTAGATGGAG ATACTGAGGTGTCCTGTGTTTTCATGGAGAGATGCGTCTTACCGTGCAGTTTCAAGATTGGGAATGAAATCGTCATCCACTGGTTTAAGACACCAAGAGACCTTCATGTCCACTCATTCTACTACAGCAGAGACCAGCTTGGAAACCAGGACCAGTACTACAGAAACAGGACTTCACTGTTCAAGGACCAGATCTCCAGTGGAAATGCCTCACTCCAGCTGACAAGTGTGGAGGTTCAGGATGAGGGCAGATATAAGTGCCACACCAGCACCATCACGGGAAACCAGGAGTCATTTGTCAACCTAAAAGTGGACG CTCCAGTTAATAAGGTCAAAATGAATCAGGTTGAAAACAGGATCAGTTGCAGGTCAGAGGGGATCTACCCTGAACCTCAGCTCACCTGGTCCACAAGCCCTCCATCCAACATCACCTTCACTAACACCACCACAGTCGAGCGGACTGAGCAGCTGCTTTACAACATCAGCAGCTCTCAGATGCTTTCAGCCGGTGTTTATCACCTGCTCTTTATCTGCACCATCAGCACTCGCAGGAACAGGAGGAGAGCCACTCTGCAGAGACTAT CTGATATCAGTGGTCCCAGCACTGGTGTGACAATCCCCTGCACCCCCTCAAACACTTCACTCACCAACTTCACCCTCCTCTGGAGATTCAACCACACTCAGACCGTCCTGAGCCAGTCCTGGACCGACGTCACCTACTCGGTGTCAGACGGGTGGAGGCAGAAGGTGGAGAATGTGTCCAAGTCAGGCAGCCTCATGCTAAAGGACTTATCCACAAAGCAGGAGGGGATGTACACCTGTAAGCTCAGTAATGCTGAGGAGACGCACATTACCCACATCCACCTGAGAATAACTGAAG GGGCTCGCTCTAACACTGCAGTCATTACTACAGCTGTTATGTGTGGACTGGTATTGATCGGCCTGTCGATCGCTGCCCTAATCTCCATCAGGAG CTACCCACTGCTGCTAACGCGCTACAGACACGCGGCCTTTGTATCGTCGTCACAAACCAGGATGGACTCTGTTTTGTTCAGAGTCACAACAAAGAGAAACCTTATTTTACTACCTGATGAagaacaaagtaaaaacatagTGACGTAG
- the LOC113029472 gene encoding zinc finger protein OZF-like, which translates to MDDINQKHPAPESKDEPAAIPVEKTFPAMKQPRRRKRANGEERSLSCDQCGKTFTLIGSLKSHQLIHTGVKPFSCDQCGKTFTLRCNLKSHQLIHTGVKPFSCDQCGKSFTQIGHLKAHQLIHTGVKPFSCDQCGKTFTHRWSLKLHQVIHTEVKAFSCDLCGKSFTQIGHLKSHQLIHTGVKPFSCDQCGKTFTHRASLKRHQLIHTGVKPFSCDQCGKSFTLKTHFNRHYMIHVGGKSFVCDLCGNSFTGISRLKMHQLIHSGVKSFVCGDCGKAFTHMTGLKSHQRTHSGVKSFVCGDCGKAFTRMTCLKSHQRTHSGVKSFVCGDCGKAFIHYKSLLSHQKTHKVSSCEKSGRPMGHYPDRVHLNTVGETGVLNKSSSGCCVKLKKLEIRLHRIQL; encoded by the coding sequence atggatgacatcaaccAAAAACATCCAGCACCAGAAAGTAAAGATGAGCCAGCGGCGATCCCTGTGGAAAAGACTTTTCCTGCTATGAAGCAGCCCAGAAGACGCAAGCGCGCCAACGGGGAGGAGAGAAGCTtgagctgtgaccagtgtggaaAGACCTTTACTCTGATTGGTAGcttaaaatcacatcagctgatccacaccggtgtgaaaccattcagctgtgatcagtgtggaaagaccTTTACTCTAAGATGCAActtaaaatcacatcagctgatccacaccggtgtgaaaccattcagctgtgatcagtgtggaaagtcttttactcaGATTGGTCACTTAAAAGCACAtcagctgatccacacaggggtgaaaccattcagctgtgatcaatGTGGGAAGACCTTTACTCATAGATGGAGCTTAAAATtacatcaggtcatccacactgaagTTAAAGCTTTCAGCTGTGatctgtgtggaaagtcttttactcaGATTGGTCActtaaaatcacatcagctgatccacacaggggtgaaaccattcagctgtgatcaatGTGGGAAGACCTTTACTCATAGAGCCAGCTTAAAAAGACATCAGCTGATCCACACCGGTgtgaaaccattcagctgtgatcagtgtggaaagtcttttactctAAAAACTCACTTTAACAGACATTATATGATCCATGTTGGAGGTAAATCAtttgtctgtgatctgtgtggaAATTCTTTTACTGGGATTAGTAGGTTAAAAATGCATCAGCTCATCCACTCTGGAGTTAAATCATTTGTATGTGGTGACTGTGGAAAGGCTTTTACTCACATGACTGGCTTAAAATCACATCAGCGCACCCACTCTGGAGTTAAATCATTTGTATGTGGTGACTGTGGAAAAGCTTTTACTCGTATGACTTGCTTAAAATCACATCAGCGCACCCACTCTGGAGTTAAATCATTTGTATGTGGTGACTGTGGAAAGGCTTTCATCCATTACAAAAGTCTATTGAGCCATCAAAAGACCCACAAAGTGTCCTCCTGTGAGAAAAGTGGCAGACCAATGGGACATTACCCTGACAGGGTTCATTTGAACACAGTGGGAGAAACGGGGGTTCTGAACAAAAGTTCTTCTGGATGCTGCGTCAAACTtaaaaagcttgagatcaggcttCACAGAATTCAGCTTTAA